From the genome of Ananas comosus cultivar F153 linkage group 18, ASM154086v1, whole genome shotgun sequence, one region includes:
- the LOC109724244 gene encoding omega-3 fatty acid desaturase, chloroplastic gives MASWVISECCGLRPLPTIHSRAPGSRLPSPVRLKAPKRSLGPSPALGSAAPRRAMRAGAGPIHRDWALRVSAPLRVVPFEEEREESASRVGGSAGDEEGFDPGAPPPFGLAEIRAAIPKRCWVKDPWRSMSYVVRDVAVVIGLAAAAAYINSWIVWPLYWVAQGTMFWALFVLGHDCGHGSFSSNPKLNSVVGHLLHSSILVPYHGWRISHRTHHQNHGHVENDESWHPLPEKLYRSLDNVTRKLRFTMPFPMLAFPIYLWGRSPGKKGSHFHASSDLFLPNEKKDVMTSTVCWTAMAAVLAGLTWIMGPLQMLKLYFVPYLIFVAWLDLVTYLHHHGHEQKLPWYRGKEWSYLRGGLTTLDRDYGLINNIHHDIGTHVIHHLFPQIPHYHLVEATKAAKPVLGKYYREPEKSGPFPLHLFGVLARSLNVDHYVSDTGDVVYYQTDTLQK, from the exons ATGGCGAGCTGGGTCATCTCCGAATGCTGTGGCCTGCGCCCTCTCCCGACCATTCATTCGCGCGCGCCCGGTTCGCGGCTCCCGTCGCCTGTTCGCTTAAAAGCCCCAAAGAGGAGCCTTGGCCCCTCCCCGGCCCTCGGCAGCGCCGCGCCGCGCCGCGCCATGCGCGCCGGCGCGGGGCCGATCCACCGGGACTGGGCGCTCCGCGTGAGCGCGCCGCTGAGGGTGGTCCCCTtcgaggaggagagggaggagagcgCGAGCAGGGTCGGCGGGAGCGCCGGGGACGAGGAGGGGTTCGATCCGGGGGCCCCGCCCCCGTTCGGGCTCGCCGAGATCCGCGCGGCGATACCGAAGCGCTGCTGGGTGAAGGACCCGTGGCGCTCGATGAGCTACGTGGTCAGGGACGTCGCCGTGGTGATCgggctcgccgccgccgccgcctacaTCAATAGCTGGATCGTGTGGCCGCTCTATTGGGTCGCGCAGGGGACGATGTTTTGGGCCCTCTTCGTTCTCGGGCACGATTG TGGGCATGGAAGCTTCTCGAGCAATCCGAAGCTGAATAGCGTGGTGGGGCATTTGCTCCATTCCTCCATTCTCGTGCCTTATCATGGGTG GAGGATAAGCCACAGGACGCATCACCAGAATCATGGACACGTAGAGAACGACGAATCGTGGCACCCA CTACCAGAGAAGTTGTATAGGAGTTTGGATAATGTGACGCGGAAACTTCGCTTCACCATGCCTTTCCCTATGCTTGCTTTCCCTATCTACCTG TGGGGAAGGAGTCCGGGGAAGAAAGGTTCGCACTTCCACGCAAGTAGTGATTTGTTCCTTCCGAACGAGAAGAAGGATGTGATGACGTCCACGGTTTGCTGGACGGCGATGGCGGCGGTGCTTGCAGGTTTAACTTGGATTATGGGGCCTCTTCAGATGCTTAAGCTCTATTTCGTCCCATATTTG ATTTTTGTGGCGTGGTTGGATCTTGTGACCTACCTGCATCATCATGGACACGAACAGAAGCTTCCATGGTATCGTGGAAAG GAATGGAGTTATCTACGTGGAGGATTGACAACACTCGATCGCGATTATGGATTGATCAACAACATCCACCATGATATCGGAACTCATGTGATTCACCACCTCTTTCCACAAATACCGCATTACCACCTAGTGGAAGCA ACCAAGGCAGCAAAACCAGTGCTTGGCAAGTACTATAGAGAGCCGGAGAAGTCCGGACCTTTTCCACTCCACCTATTCGGGGTTTTGGCGAGAAGCTTGAACGTCGATCACTATGTTAGCGACACAGGAGATGTGGTTTACTACCAGACTGATACTCTCCAAAAATAA